In a genomic window of Streptococcus oralis subsp. tigurinus:
- the rplR gene encoding 50S ribosomal protein L18, with protein MISKPDKNKLRQKRHRRVRGKLSGTADRPRLNVFRSNTGIYAQVIDDVAGVTLASASTLDKEVSKGTKTEQAVAVGKLVAERANAKGISEVVFDRGGYLYHGRVKALADAARENGLKF; from the coding sequence GTGATTTCTAAACCAGATAAAAACAAACTCCGCCAAAAACGCCACCGTCGCGTTCGCGGAAAACTCTCTGGAACTGCTGATCGCCCACGTTTGAACGTATTCCGTTCTAATACAGGCATCTACGCTCAAGTGATTGATGACGTAGCGGGTGTAACGCTCGCAAGTGCTTCAACTCTTGACAAAGAAGTTTCAAAAGGAACTAAAACTGAACAAGCCGTTGCTGTCGGTAAACTCGTTGCAGAACGTGCAAACGCTAAAGGTATTTCAGAAGTGGTGTTCGACCGCGGTGGATATCTATATCACGGACGTGTGAAAGCTTTGGCTGATGCAGCTCGTGAAAACGGATTGAAATTCTAA
- a CDS encoding adenylate kinase, giving the protein MNLLIMGLPGAGKGTQAAKIVEKFHVAHISTGDMFRAAMANQTEMGVLAKSYIDKGELVPDEVTNGIVKERLSQDDIKETGFLLDGYPRTIEQAHALDKTLAELGIELEGVINIEVNPDCLLERLSGRIIHRKTGETFHKVFNPPVDYKEEDYYQREDDKPETVKRRLDVNIAQGEPIIAHYRAKGLVHDIEGNQDINDVFKDIEKVLTNLK; this is encoded by the coding sequence ATGAATCTTTTGATTATGGGCTTACCTGGAGCAGGTAAGGGAACGCAAGCAGCTAAAATTGTGGAGAAATTCCATGTTGCACATATCTCAACAGGCGACATGTTCCGTGCTGCTATGGCTAATCAAACTGAAATGGGTGTACTTGCCAAGTCATACATTGACAAAGGTGAGTTGGTTCCAGATGAAGTTACAAATGGAATCGTTAAAGAACGCCTTTCACAGGACGACATCAAGGAAACAGGTTTCTTGTTAGATGGTTACCCACGTACGATTGAACAAGCCCATGCCTTGGACAAAACATTGGCGGAACTTGGTATCGAACTGGAAGGTGTGATTAACATCGAAGTGAATCCAGACTGTCTCTTGGAACGCTTGAGTGGCCGTATCATTCACCGCAAAACAGGTGAAACTTTCCACAAAGTTTTCAATCCACCAGTTGACTACAAAGAAGAGGATTACTACCAACGCGAAGATGATAAACCAGAGACAGTTAAACGTCGTTTGGATGTGAATATTGCACAAGGTGAACCAATCATTGCTCACTATCGTGCCAAAGGTTTGGTCCACGATATCGAAGGAAATCAAGATATCAATGATGTGTTCAAAGACATCGAAAAAGTATTGACAAATTTGAAATAA
- the rpmJ gene encoding 50S ribosomal protein L36: MKVRPSVKPICEYCKVIRRNGRVMVICPANPKHKQRQG; this comes from the coding sequence ATGAAAGTAAGACCATCGGTCAAACCAATTTGCGAATACTGTAAAGTAATTCGTCGTAATGGTCGTGTTATGGTAATTTGCCCAGCAAATCCAAAACACAAACAACGTCAAGGATAA
- the infA gene encoding translation initiation factor IF-1 has product MAKDDVIEVEGKVVDTMPNAMFTVELENGHQILATVSGKIRKNYIRILAGDRVTVEMSPYDLTRGRITYRFK; this is encoded by the coding sequence GTGGCAAAAGACGATGTGATTGAAGTTGAAGGCAAAGTAGTCGATACAATGCCGAACGCAATGTTTACGGTTGAACTTGAAAATGGACATCAGATTTTAGCAACAGTTTCTGGTAAAATTCGTAAAAACTATATTCGTATTTTAGCGGGAGATCGTGTTACTGTCGAGATGAGTCCATATGACTTGACACGTGGACGTATCACTTACCGCTTTAAATAA
- the rpsK gene encoding 30S ribosomal protein S11: MAKPTRKRRVKKNIESGIAHIHATFNNTIVMITDVHGNAIAWSSAGALGFKGSRKSTPFAAQMASEAAAKSAQEHGLKSVEVTVKGPGSGRESAIRALAAAGLEVTAIRDVTPVPHNGARPPKRRRV, translated from the coding sequence TTGGCTAAACCAACACGTAAACGTCGTGTGAAAAAGAATATCGAATCTGGTATTGCTCATATTCACGCTACATTTAATAACACTATTGTTATGATTACTGATGTGCATGGTAATGCAATTGCTTGGTCATCAGCTGGTGCTCTTGGTTTCAAAGGTTCTCGTAAATCTACACCATTCGCTGCTCAAATGGCTTCTGAAGCTGCTGCTAAATCTGCACAAGAACACGGTCTTAAATCAGTTGAAGTTACTGTAAAAGGTCCAGGTTCTGGTCGTGAGTCAGCTATTCGTGCGCTTGCTGCCGCTGGTCTTGAAGTAACAGCAATTCGTGATGTGACTCCAGTGCCACACAATGGTGCTCGTCCTCCAAAACGTCGCCGTGTATAA
- a CDS encoding DNA-directed RNA polymerase subunit alpha, whose protein sequence is MIEFEKPNITKIDENKDYGKFVIEPLERGYGTTLGNSLRRVLLASLPGAAVTSINIEGVLHEFDTVPGVREDVMQIILNIKGIAVKSYVEDEKIIELDVEGPAEITAGDILTDSDIEIVNPDHYLFTIGEGSSLKATMTVNSGRGYVPADENKKDNAPVGTLAVDSIYTPVTKVNYQVEPARVGSNDGFDKLTLEILTNGTIIPEDALGLSARILTEHLDLFTNLTEIAKSTEVMKEADTESDDRILDRTIEELDLSVRSYNCLKRAGINTVHDLTEKSEAEMMKVRNLGRKSLEEVKLKLIDLGLGLKDK, encoded by the coding sequence ATGATTGAGTTTGAAAAACCAAATATAACAAAAATTGATGAAAATAAAGATTATGGCAAGTTTGTAATCGAACCACTTGAACGTGGCTACGGTACAACTCTTGGTAACTCTCTTCGTCGTGTACTACTAGCTTCTCTACCAGGAGCAGCAGTGACATCTATCAACATTGAAGGTGTCTTGCATGAGTTTGACACAGTTCCAGGTGTTCGTGAAGACGTGATGCAAATCATTCTGAACATTAAAGGGATTGCAGTGAAATCATACGTTGAAGACGAAAAAATCATTGAACTTGACGTTGAAGGTCCTGCTGAAATTACAGCTGGAGACATTTTGACTGACAGTGATATTGAGATTGTAAATCCAGATCATTATCTCTTTACAATCGGAGAAGGTTCTTCCCTAAAAGCGACAATGACTGTTAACAGTGGTCGTGGATATGTACCTGCTGATGAAAATAAAAAAGATAATGCACCAGTTGGAACACTTGCTGTAGATTCTATTTATACACCAGTTACAAAAGTCAACTATCAAGTTGAACCTGCTCGTGTAGGTAGCAATGATGGATTTGACAAATTAACCCTTGAAATCTTGACTAATGGAACAATTATTCCAGAAGATGCTTTAGGGCTTTCAGCACGTATCTTGACAGAACATCTTGATTTGTTTACAAATCTTACTGAGATTGCTAAGTCAACTGAAGTGATGAAAGAAGCTGATACTGAATCTGACGATCGTATTTTGGATCGGACGATTGAGGAACTGGACTTGTCTGTGCGTTCATACAACTGTTTGAAACGTGCCGGTATCAATACTGTGCATGATTTGACAGAAAAATCTGAAGCAGAGATGATGAAAGTACGAAATCTTGGACGCAAGAGTTTGGAAGAAGTGAAACTCAAACTCATTGACTTGGGTCTTGGATTAAAAGATAAATAA
- the rpmD gene encoding 50S ribosomal protein L30, translating into MAQIKITLTKSPIGRIPSQRKTVVALGLGKLNSSVIKEDNAAIRGMITAVSHLVTVEEVN; encoded by the coding sequence ATGGCTCAAATTAAAATTACTTTGACTAAGTCTCCAATCGGACGCATTCCATCACAACGTAAAACTGTTGTAGCACTTGGACTTGGCAAATTGAACAGCTCTGTTATCAAAGAAGACAACGCTGCTATCCGTGGTATGATCACTGCAGTATCTCACTTGGTAACAGTTGAAGAAGTAAACTAA
- a CDS encoding ACT domain-containing protein, translated as MKAIITVVGKDKAGIVAGVSTKIAELGLNIDDISQTVLDEYFTMMAVVSSDEKQDFTTLRNEFETFGQTLNVKINIQSAAIFDAMYNI; from the coding sequence ATGAAGGCTATTATTACAGTGGTTGGCAAGGACAAGGCTGGTATTGTTGCAGGCGTGTCTACTAAAATTGCAGAATTGGGTTTGAATATTGATGATATTTCTCAAACAGTACTGGATGAGTATTTTACCATGATGGCAGTCGTATCTAGTGATGAAAAACAGGATTTTACAACTCTCCGAAATGAGTTTGAAACGTTCGGTCAGACCTTGAATGTCAAAATCAATATTCAAAGTGCGGCGATTTTTGACGCTATGTATAATATCTAG
- a CDS encoding histidine phosphatase family protein yields the protein MSKVRLYLVRHGKTMFNTIGRAQGWSDTPLTAEGELGIHELGIGLRESGLQFDRAYSSDSGRTIQTMGIILEELGLQGKIPYRMDKRIREWCFGSFDGAYDGDLFMGVIPRVFKVDHVHQLSYAELAEGLVEVDTAGWAEGWEKLSGRIREGFETIAKEMEEQGGGNALVVSHGMTIGTMVYLINGMHPHGLDNGSVTVLEYENGQFTVDVVGDRSYRELGREKMGEISIQSK from the coding sequence ATGTCTAAAGTAAGATTGTACTTAGTCCGTCATGGGAAAACCATGTTTAACACGATTGGACGTGCTCAAGGATGGAGTGATACGCCTCTAACTGCAGAAGGTGAGTTGGGAATTCATGAGTTGGGAATTGGCTTGAGAGAGTCTGGTTTGCAGTTTGACCGAGCTTATTCCAGTGATTCAGGGCGTACCATTCAGACCATGGGAATTATCCTAGAAGAACTGGGCTTACAAGGGAAAATCCCTTACCGCATGGATAAGCGAATCCGTGAGTGGTGCTTTGGTAGTTTTGATGGGGCCTATGATGGGGATCTCTTTATGGGGGTCATTCCTCGTGTTTTCAAGGTGGATCATGTTCATCAGTTATCCTATGCGGAGCTAGCTGAAGGTTTGGTAGAGGTTGATACTGCTGGTTGGGCTGAAGGTTGGGAAAAACTCAGTGGTCGTATCAGAGAAGGTTTCGAAACGATTGCCAAAGAAATGGAAGAACAAGGTGGTGGCAATGCCCTGGTTGTGAGTCACGGGATGACCATTGGTACGATGGTTTATCTCATCAATGGCATGCATCCGCATGGTCTAGATAATGGTAGTGTGACCGTTCTAGAATACGAGAACGGTCAGTTTACAGTCGATGTCGTTGGTGACCGTAGTTACCGAGAACTAGGGCGTGAGAAGATGGGAGAAATCTCTATTCAGTCAAAATAG
- a CDS encoding PFL family protein, with amino-acid sequence MDIRQVTETIAMIEEQNFDIRTITMGISLLDCIDPDINRAAEKIYQKITTKAANLVAVGDEIAAELGIPIVNKRVSVTPISLIGAATDATDYLVLAKALDKAAKEIGVDFIGGFSALVQKGYQKGDEILINSIPRALAETDKVCSSVNIGSTKSGINMTAIADMGRIVKETAALSDMGAAKLVVFANAVEDNPFMAGAFHGVGEADVIINVGVSGPGVVKRALEKVRGQSFDVVAETVKKTAFKITRIGQLVGQMASERLGVDFGIVDLSLAPTPAVGDSVARVLEEMGLETVGTHGTTAALALLNDQVKKGGVMACNQVGGLSGAFIPVSEDEGMIAAVQNGSLNLEKLEAMTAICSVGLDMIAIPEDTPAETIAAMIADEAAIGVINMKTTAVRIIPKGKEGDMIEFGGLLGTAPVMKVNGASSVDFISRGGQIPAPIHSFKN; translated from the coding sequence ATGGATATTAGACAAGTTACAGAAACCATTGCCATGATCGAGGAGCAGAACTTCGATATCAGAACCATCACCATGGGGATTTCCCTTTTGGACTGTATTGATCCAGATATCAATCGTGCTGCTGAAAAGATTTACCAAAAAATCACCACTAAAGCTGCAAATTTAGTGGCTGTAGGAGACGAAATTGCTGCAGAACTTGGGATTCCTATTGTTAATAAACGGGTATCGGTGACTCCAATTTCCTTGATTGGAGCTGCGACTGATGCGACAGACTATCTTGTTTTGGCAAAGGCACTTGACAAGGCTGCCAAGGAGATTGGTGTTGACTTTATTGGTGGATTCTCAGCTTTGGTACAAAAAGGCTACCAAAAAGGAGATGAAATTCTCATCAATTCTATCCCACGCGCTCTAGCTGAGACAGACAAGGTTTGTTCGTCTGTTAACATTGGCTCAACTAAGTCAGGTATCAACATGACTGCGATTGCTGATATGGGACGTATCGTCAAGGAAACAGCTGCGCTATCAGATATGGGTGCAGCCAAGCTGGTCGTATTTGCTAATGCTGTTGAGGACAATCCTTTTATGGCGGGGGCCTTCCATGGTGTCGGTGAAGCAGATGTCATCATCAATGTTGGAGTTTCAGGCCCTGGTGTCGTCAAGCGCGCCTTGGAGAAAGTTCGTGGACAGAGCTTTGATGTAGTAGCTGAGACGGTCAAGAAAACAGCCTTTAAGATTACTCGTATTGGTCAGTTAGTTGGTCAAATGGCAAGTGAACGGCTTGGAGTCGACTTTGGGATCGTAGACCTAAGTTTGGCACCAACTCCGGCAGTTGGTGATTCTGTGGCTCGAGTACTGGAGGAAATGGGTCTAGAAACAGTAGGAACGCATGGGACGACGGCTGCCCTTGCTCTTTTGAATGACCAAGTTAAGAAGGGCGGAGTGATGGCTTGTAACCAAGTCGGTGGCTTGTCAGGTGCTTTTATCCCCGTTTCTGAAGATGAGGGGATGATTGCTGCAGTGCAAAATGGCTCTCTGAATTTAGAAAAACTAGAGGCCATGACGGCTATCTGTTCTGTTGGGCTGGATATGATTGCCATTCCGGAAGATACGCCTGCTGAAACCATTGCGGCTATGATTGCGGATGAGGCGGCAATCGGTGTTATTAACATGAAAACAACGGCTGTCCGTATTATTCCAAAGGGCAAAGAAGGCGATATGATTGAGTTCGGTGGTTTGCTAGGAACAGCTCCAGTTATGAAGGTCAACGGAGCATCGTCTGTTGATTTCATCTCTCGTGGTGGCCAAATTCCAGCTCCAATCCATAGTTTTAAAAATTAA
- the secY gene encoding preprotein translocase subunit SecY yields MFFKLLKEALKVKQVRSKILFTIFIILVFRIGTSITVPGVNAKSLEALSGLSFLNMLSLVSGNAMKNFSVFALGVSPYITASIVVQLLQMDILPKFVEWGKQGEVGRRKLNQATRYIALVLAFVQSIGITAGFNTLSGAKLLTTDLTPQVFVTIGIILTAGSMIVTWLGEQITDKGYGNGVSMIIFAGIVASIPEMIKGIYVDYFVNIPSSRLTSSIIFVVILIIAVLLIVYFTTYVQQAEYKIPIQYTKVAQGAPSSSYLPLKVNPAGVIPVIFASSITAAPAAILQFLSATGHDWAWVRTAQEMLSTTSPTGVAMYALLIILFTFFYTFVQINPEKAAENLQKSGAYIHGVRPGKGTEEYMSKLLRRLATVGSLFLGVISILPIVAKDVFGLSEVVAFGGTSLLIIISTGIEGIKQLEGYLLKRKYVGFLDTTE; encoded by the coding sequence ATGTTTTTTAAATTATTAAAAGAAGCTCTCAAGGTTAAACAAGTTCGATCAAAAATTCTCTTTACAATTTTTATCATTCTTGTTTTCCGTATTGGGACAAGTATTACTGTTCCAGGGGTGAATGCAAAAAGTTTAGAAGCTCTCAGTGGTTTATCTTTCTTAAACATGCTTAGTCTTGTTTCAGGGAATGCCATGAAGAACTTCTCCGTTTTTGCACTTGGTGTAAGTCCGTACATCACTGCTTCTATCGTTGTTCAATTGCTACAAATGGATATTTTACCGAAGTTTGTAGAATGGGGCAAACAAGGGGAAGTAGGACGGAGAAAACTAAACCAGGCTACTCGTTATATTGCACTGGTGCTTGCATTTGTTCAATCTATCGGGATTACAGCAGGGTTTAATACTCTATCTGGAGCGAAATTATTAACGACAGATTTAACTCCACAAGTCTTTGTTACCATTGGGATCATCCTAACAGCAGGTAGTATGATAGTAACTTGGCTTGGGGAGCAAATTACAGATAAAGGATATGGTAATGGTGTTTCCATGATCATCTTTGCAGGTATTGTCGCTTCAATTCCTGAGATGATTAAGGGTATCTATGTTGACTACTTTGTCAATATCCCAAGTAGCCGATTGACTTCATCTATTATCTTTGTTGTTATTTTGATTATCGCTGTCTTGTTGATTGTTTACTTTACAACATATGTTCAACAGGCAGAATATAAAATCCCAATCCAATATACAAAAGTTGCTCAAGGAGCCCCATCAAGTTCATACCTCCCTTTGAAGGTAAACCCAGCAGGGGTTATCCCAGTTATCTTTGCAAGTTCCATTACAGCAGCACCTGCAGCTATCCTTCAATTTTTGAGTGCTACAGGTCATGATTGGGCTTGGGTACGTACAGCACAGGAAATGTTATCTACAACATCTCCAACAGGTGTTGCTATGTATGCCTTGTTGATCATTCTCTTTACATTCTTCTATACGTTTGTACAGATCAATCCAGAGAAGGCAGCAGAAAACTTGCAAAAGAGTGGAGCCTACATTCATGGGGTCCGTCCTGGTAAAGGGACAGAAGAATACATGTCGAAACTTCTTCGTCGTCTTGCGACTGTCGGCTCTCTCTTCTTAGGTGTTATTTCTATCTTACCTATCGTAGCTAAAGATGTATTTGGCCTTTCAGAAGTTGTTGCTTTTGGGGGAACAAGTCTACTAATCATTATCTCGACAGGTATTGAAGGAATTAAACAATTGGAAGGATATCTATTGAAACGTAAGTATGTTGGTTTCTTAGACACAACAGAATAG
- the rpsM gene encoding 30S ribosomal protein S13: MARIAGVDIPNDKRVVISLTYVYGIGLSTSKKILAAAGISEDVRVRDLTSDQEDAIRREVDAIKVEGDLRREVNLNIKRLMEIGSYRGIRHRRGLPVRGQNTKNNARTRKGKAVAIAGKKK, encoded by the coding sequence ATGGCTCGTATTGCTGGAGTTGACATTCCAAATGACAAACGCGTAGTAATCTCATTGACTTACGTTTATGGTATCGGACTTTCAACATCTAAGAAAATTTTGGCTGCTGCTGGAATCTCAGAAGATGTTCGTGTACGTGACCTTACATCAGATCAAGAAGATGCTATCCGTCGTGAAGTGGATGCAATCAAAGTTGAAGGTGACCTTCGTCGTGAAGTAAACTTGAACATTAAACGTTTGATGGAAATCGGTTCATACCGTGGTATTCGTCACCGTCGTGGACTTCCTGTCCGTGGACAAAACACTAAAAATAACGCTCGCACTCGTAAAGGTAAAGCTGTTGCGATTGCTGGTAAGAAAAAATAA
- the rpsH gene encoding 30S ribosomal protein S8 → MVMTDPIADFLTRIRNANQAKHEVLEVPASNIKKGIAEIFKREGFVKNVEIIEDDKQGIIRVFLKYGPNGEKVITNLKRVSKPGLRVYKKREDLPKVLNGLGIAILSTSEGLLTDKEARQKNVGGEVIAYVW, encoded by the coding sequence ATGGTTATGACTGACCCAATCGCAGACTTCCTAACTCGTATTCGTAACGCTAACCAAGCGAAACACGAAGTACTTGAAGTACCTGCATCAAACATCAAAAAAGGGATTGCTGAAATCTTTAAACGCGAAGGTTTTGTAAAAAACGTTGAAATCATCGAAGATGACAAACAAGGCATCATCCGTGTATTCCTTAAATACGGACCAAACGGTGAAAAAGTTATCACTAACTTGAAACGTGTTTCTAAACCAGGACTTCGTGTCTACAAAAAACGTGAAGATCTTCCAAAAGTTCTTAACGGACTTGGAATTGCTATCCTTTCAACTTCTGAAGGTTTGCTTACTGATAAAGAAGCTCGCCAAAAAAACGTTGGTGGAGAAGTTATCGCTTACGTTTGGTAA
- the rplO gene encoding 50S ribosomal protein L15 — protein sequence MKLHELKPAEGSRKVRNRVGRGTSSGNGKTSGRGQKGQKARSGGGVRLGFEGGQTPLFRRMPKRGFTNINAKEYAIVNLDQLNVFEDGAEVTPVVLIEAGIVKAEKSGVKILGNGELTKKLTVKAAKFSKSAEEAITAKGGSVEVI from the coding sequence ATGAAACTTCATGAATTGAAACCTGCAGAAGGTTCTCGTAAAGTACGTAACCGTGTTGGTCGTGGTACTTCATCTGGTAATGGTAAAACATCTGGACGCGGTCAAAAAGGTCAAAAAGCTCGTAGCGGTGGCGGAGTTCGCCTTGGTTTTGAAGGTGGACAAACTCCATTGTTCCGTCGTATGCCAAAACGTGGATTCACTAACATCAACGCTAAAGAATACGCAATTGTAAACCTTGACCAATTGAACGTCTTTGAAGACGGTGCAGAAGTAACTCCAGTTGTGCTTATCGAAGCAGGAATTGTGAAAGCTGAAAAATCAGGAGTTAAAATTCTTGGTAACGGTGAATTGACTAAGAAATTGACTGTTAAAGCGGCTAAATTCTCTAAATCAGCTGAGGAAGCTATCACTGCTAAAGGTGGTTCTGTAGAAGTCATCTAA
- the rplQ gene encoding 50S ribosomal protein L17, whose amino-acid sequence MAYRKLGRTSSQRKAMLRDLTTDLLINESIVTTEARAKEIRKTVEKMITLGKRGDLHARRQAAAFVRNEIASENYDEATDKYTSTTALQKLFSEIAPRYAERNGGYTRILKTEPRRGDAAPMAIIELV is encoded by the coding sequence ATGGCTTACCGTAAACTAGGACGCACTAGCTCACAACGTAAAGCAATGCTTCGCGATTTGACAACTGACCTTTTGATCAACGAATCAATCGTGACAACTGAAGCTCGTGCTAAAGAAATCCGTAAAACTGTTGAAAAAATGATTACTCTAGGTAAACGTGGTGATTTGCATGCACGTCGTCAAGCAGCTGCTTTTGTACGTAATGAAATCGCATCTGAAAACTATGATGAAGCAACTGATAAGTACACTTCTACTACAGCACTTCAAAAATTGTTCTCAGAAATCGCACCTCGTTATGCTGAACGTAACGGTGGATACACTCGTATCCTTAAAACTGAACCACGTCGTGGTGATGCTGCGCCAATGGCAATCATCGAATTAGTATAA
- a CDS encoding type Z 30S ribosomal protein S14, whose translation MAKKSMIAKNKRPAKFSTQAYTRCEKCGRPHSVYRKFKLCRVCFRELAYKGQIPGVTKASW comes from the coding sequence ATGGCTAAAAAATCAATGATTGCTAAGAACAAACGTCCAGCGAAGTTCTCTACTCAAGCTTATACTCGTTGTGAAAAATGTGGTCGTCCACATTCAGTTTACCGCAAATTTAAACTTTGCCGTGTTTGCTTCCGTGAATTAGCTTACAAAGGACAAATTCCTGGTGTAACAAAAGCATCTTGGTAA
- the rplF gene encoding 50S ribosomal protein L6, with translation MSRIGNKVIVLPAGVEVTNNDNVVTVKGPKGELTRKFSKDIEIRLEGTEVTLHRPNDSKEMKTIHGTTRALLNNMVIGVSEGFKKELEMRGVGYRAQLQGSKLVLAVGKSHPDEVEAPEGITFELPNPTTIVVNGISKEVVGQTAAYVRSLRSPEPYKGKGIRYVGEYVRLKEGKTGK, from the coding sequence ATGTCACGTATTGGTAATAAAGTTATCGTGTTGCCTGCTGGTGTTGAAGTCACTAACAATGACAACGTAGTAACTGTAAAAGGACCTAAAGGAGAACTTACTCGTAAGTTCTCAAAAGATATTGAAATTCGCTTGGAAGGTACTGAAGTAACTCTTCACCGTCCAAACGATTCAAAAGAAATGAAAACTATCCACGGAACTACTCGTGCCCTTTTGAATAACATGGTAATTGGTGTATCAGAAGGATTCAAGAAAGAACTTGAAATGCGTGGGGTTGGTTACCGTGCACAACTTCAAGGATCAAAACTTGTTTTGGCTGTTGGTAAATCTCATCCAGATGAAGTTGAAGCTCCAGAAGGGATTACCTTTGAACTTCCAAACCCAACAACAATCGTTGTTAACGGAATTTCAAAAGAAGTAGTTGGTCAAACAGCTGCTTACGTACGTAGCCTTCGTTCACCAGAACCATATAAAGGTAAAGGTATCCGTTACGTTGGCGAATACGTTCGTCTTAAAGAAGGTAAAACAGGTAAATAA
- the rpsE gene encoding 30S ribosomal protein S5: MAFKDNAVEFEERVVAVNRVTKVVKGGRRLRFAALVVVGDRNGRVGFGTGKAQEVPEAIRKAVDDAKKNLIEVPMVGTTIPHEVLSEFGGAKVLLKPAVEGSGVAAGGAVRAVVELAGVADITSKSLGSNTPINIVRATVEGLKQLKRAEEVAALRGISVSDLA; the protein is encoded by the coding sequence ATGGCATTTAAAGACAATGCAGTTGAATTTGAAGAACGCGTAGTTGCTGTCAACCGTGTTACAAAAGTTGTTAAAGGTGGACGTCGTCTTCGTTTCGCAGCTCTTGTTGTTGTTGGTGACCGCAATGGTCGCGTAGGATTTGGTACTGGTAAAGCTCAAGAAGTTCCAGAAGCAATCCGTAAAGCAGTAGATGATGCTAAGAAAAACTTGATTGAAGTACCTATGGTTGGAACAACAATTCCTCACGAAGTTCTTTCAGAATTCGGTGGAGCTAAAGTATTGTTGAAACCTGCTGTAGAAGGTTCTGGAGTTGCCGCTGGTGGTGCAGTTCGTGCCGTTGTGGAATTGGCAGGTGTGGCAGATATTACGTCTAAATCACTTGGCTCTAACACTCCAATCAACATTGTTCGCGCAACTGTTGAAGGTTTGAAACAATTGAAACGCGCTGAAGAAGTTGCTGCCCTTCGTGGTATCTCAGTTTCTGATTTGGCATAA